One segment of Dolichospermum sp. DET69 DNA contains the following:
- a CDS encoding DUF3181 family protein: MAKTNTTELLETLAAEIGESVYIDIAKWHLYLSDAKLHNVVAEKLYPLITSKGVNEDKVIAALESITVKVGGGRKELSLIDLLPVQCQVTLVDIVEKYQREI; this comes from the coding sequence ATGGCTAAAACTAATACCACAGAATTACTAGAAACCCTAGCCGCAGAAATTGGTGAAAGTGTTTATATAGATATTGCAAAATGGCATCTTTATCTATCGGATGCCAAACTGCATAATGTTGTTGCTGAAAAATTGTATCCTTTAATTACTTCTAAAGGCGTTAATGAAGACAAAGTAATTGCCGCTTTAGAATCTATCACCGTCAAAGTTGGTGGTGGGAGAAAGGAACTATCTTTAATTGATTTATTACCCGTGCAATGTCAAGTTACCTTAGTAGATATTGTGGAAAAATATCAACGGGAAATCTGA
- a CDS encoding XisH family protein: MPAKDIYHNTVRTALEKDGWIITDDPFKLKWGLRELFVDLGAKKLLAAEKAEQKIIVEIKSFISPSAIADLQNALGQYLLYTDILEESANEYLLYLAIRESTYKEIFSEPIGTLVLKKHKIHLLIFDPNQQEITQWID; this comes from the coding sequence ATGCCAGCCAAAGATATTTATCACAATACAGTTAGAACTGCGTTAGAAAAAGATGGATGGATAATTACAGATGATCCCTTTAAACTAAAGTGGGGGTTACGAGAATTATTTGTTGATTTAGGGGCAAAAAAATTACTAGCTGCTGAAAAAGCAGAACAAAAAATTATTGTAGAAATTAAAAGTTTTATTAGTCCATCTGCGATAGCTGATTTACAAAATGCACTAGGACAATATCTTTTATACACAGACATTCTAGAAGAAAGTGCAAACGAATATTTACTATATCTAGCTATTCGTGAATCAACATATAAAGAAATTTTTTCTGAACCTATTGGTACATTAGTTTTGAAAAAACATAAAATCCACTTACTTATTTTTGATCCCAACCAGCAGGAGATTACACAATGGATAGACTAA
- a CDS encoding XisI protein — translation MDRLNGYQQIIQKVLTEYAEIPYHYRELKTELIISKDDKDYLLITSGWEKDVRVHACIVHIQIIDNKIWIQRDGTEDGIANDLVSAGIPKDQIVLGFHPLEIRPYTEYAVS, via the coding sequence ATGGATAGACTAAATGGATATCAACAAATTATTCAAAAAGTATTAACTGAATATGCAGAAATTCCTTATCACTACAGAGAACTAAAAACAGAATTAATTATTAGTAAAGATGATAAAGATTATTTATTAATAACTTCTGGTTGGGAAAAAGATGTGAGAGTTCATGCTTGTATTGTCCATATACAAATTATTGATAATAAAATTTGGATTCAAAGGGATGGAACAGAAGATGGAATTGCTAACGATTTAGTTAGTGCTGGTATTCCTAAAGATCAAATTGTTTTAGGCTTTCATCCTTTGGAAATTCGTCCTTATACAGAATATGCTGTTAGTTAA
- a CDS encoding DUF559 domain-containing protein gives MCYNGKWGVLEVDGPFHTAERRVEEQERERIFKKNGIKVVERFDSERCYNNPDEVVQEFFKMIEIGYS, from the coding sequence ATTTGTTATAACGGTAAATGGGGAGTTTTAGAAGTTGATGGACCATTTCACACCGCAGAACGCAGAGTAGAAGAACAAGAAAGAGAACGCATTTTTAAGAAAAACGGTATCAAAGTAGTAGAAAGATTTGATTCTGAAAGATGTTATAACAATCCTGATGAAGTAGTCCAGGAATTTTTCAAAATGATAGAAATTGGATATTCTTAA
- a CDS encoding acetyltransferase, whose translation MFLQIKDSRDLVKIVDVQELFDPNIETVHAQDQQEQEEQETDIYKKEELVFPSGEKLPRCWLDAKFRGREAVAA comes from the coding sequence ATGTTTTTACAAATCAAAGATAGCCGGGATTTGGTCAAAATAGTTGATGTTCAAGAACTATTTGACCCCAATATTGAGACTGTACACGCCCAAGACCAACAAGAACAAGAAGAACAGGAAACAGACATCTATAAAAAGGAAGAATTAGTATTTCCTTCTGGGGAAAAATTACCACGCTGTTGGTTAGATGCCAAATTTAGAGGAAGAGAAGCCGTGGCGGCTTAA
- a CDS encoding DUF4281 domain-containing protein, with translation MNIADLFNFANLLVLPFWALMILLPNWNVTRKVMESYLPFVVLAGAYVYLFVTSITPENAAALSNPQLADIARFFSNETAAATGWIHFLVMDLFVGRWIYWEGQKTGIWTIHSLALCLFAGPIGVLSHIFTYWITKAFSKGSKGSEGVKVAEKAAVN, from the coding sequence ATGAATATCGCAGATTTATTTAATTTTGCCAATCTTTTGGTTTTGCCTTTTTGGGCTTTGATGATTTTGTTACCTAACTGGAATGTCACTCGCAAGGTAATGGAATCTTATCTACCTTTTGTGGTTTTAGCTGGTGCTTATGTGTATTTATTCGTTACTAGCATTACTCCAGAAAACGCCGCTGCTTTATCAAATCCTCAATTAGCAGATATAGCCAGATTCTTCAGTAATGAAACTGCTGCTGCTACAGGTTGGATTCATTTTCTGGTAATGGATTTATTTGTCGGTAGATGGATTTATTGGGAAGGACAAAAAACCGGAATTTGGACAATTCATTCTCTAGCTTTGTGTTTATTCGCGGGTCCAATAGGTGTGCTTTCTCATATTTTCACCTATTGGATTACAAAAGCCTTTTCTAAAGGTTCTAAAGGTTCTGAAGGTGTGAAAGTCGCAGAAAAAGCTGCTGTGAATTAA
- the cobW gene encoding cobalamin biosynthesis protein CobW yields the protein MATKIPVTVITGFLGSGKTSIIRHLLQNNQGRRIAVLVNEFGELGIDGELLKSCQICPEDETEANPETNIFELTNGCLCCTVQEEFYPTMRELIKRRDSIDCIIIETSGLALPKPLIKAFRWQEIRNAATVDAVITVVDCAAVAEGTFASDLDAIAAQRQEDDSLEHETPLQELFEDQLACADLVILNKTDLVDSETQAKVLELVKHELPRVVKIVSSDYGKLDPSILLGFAAAVEDNLDSRPSHHDTEEDHDHDDEINSTHVILDRTFDPDKLQATLEKLAQEQEIYRIKGFVAVANKPMRLVMQGVGNRFDKFYDRPWKLEEAKQTSLVFIGRNLQSSVIESQLVAL from the coding sequence ATGGCTACAAAAATCCCCGTTACCGTGATCACAGGCTTCTTAGGAAGCGGTAAAACCAGCATTATCCGTCACCTCCTCCAAAACAACCAAGGACGACGGATAGCAGTATTAGTCAACGAATTTGGCGAACTGGGGATAGATGGAGAACTATTAAAATCCTGTCAAATTTGCCCCGAAGATGAAACAGAAGCAAATCCAGAAACTAATATATTTGAACTGACAAACGGCTGTTTATGCTGCACCGTTCAAGAGGAATTTTATCCGACAATGCGGGAATTAATCAAACGCCGAGATAGCATTGATTGTATTATCATTGAAACCTCTGGTTTAGCATTACCAAAACCTTTGATTAAAGCCTTTCGTTGGCAAGAAATCCGCAATGCTGCTACAGTAGATGCAGTAATTACAGTGGTAGATTGTGCTGCGGTTGCGGAAGGGACATTTGCTAGTGATTTAGATGCGATCGCTGCCCAACGCCAAGAAGATGATAGTCTAGAACATGAAACCCCATTACAAGAATTGTTTGAAGATCAACTTGCTTGTGCTGATTTAGTAATTTTGAATAAAACTGATTTAGTTGATAGTGAAACTCAAGCAAAAGTTTTAGAATTAGTCAAGCATGAATTACCGAGAGTTGTGAAAATAGTCTCTAGTGATTATGGTAAATTAGACCCATCTATATTATTAGGATTTGCAGCCGCAGTTGAAGATAATTTAGATTCTCGTCCTAGTCATCATGATACAGAAGAAGACCATGATCATGATGATGAAATTAACTCTACTCACGTAATTTTAGACCGGACATTTGACCCAGACAAGCTCCAAGCAACATTAGAAAAACTAGCACAAGAACAGGAAATTTACCGGATTAAAGGTTTTGTGGCAGTTGCTAATAAACCGATGCGGTTAGTTATGCAAGGTGTGGGAAATAGATTTGATAAATTTTATGATCGTCCTTGGAAACTAGAAGAAGCAAAACAAACCAGTTTAGTTTTTATCGGTCGTAATTTACAATCTTCAGTAATAGAATCTCAATTAGTAGCTTTGTAA
- a CDS encoding TldD/PmbA family protein — MTTKLTDVQNLLSDLISRYSSRVDYLMIRLEESEGTDIVLRGDKVETLSEGISIGGHVRTCYKGGWGLSSFNKLATIEERIEEAIAAARIVGDEQTILAAIDPIQAVCVLPLLGTDPSQVSLKQKKQLCDRYTDLLKTVDHRITTTSVHYSDSTQRVIIVTSEGTFIDQSWVDMEMRFAATARNGETVQTGRETTGSRKAYEDLTNLDKQVKGAAERAVTSLSLPSVKGNTYTVVIDPILSGLFVHEAFGHLSEADMAYENPDILEVMTLGRRFGPEELQIYDGAAPQGHRGSYFYDDEGTPATTTQLIEDGVLVGRLHSRETAGKLDEKPTGNARCLNYHYSPIVRMTNTWIERGKTPVADLFTDIKEGVYAQNWLGGMTNGEMFTFSAGEAWMIRNGKIAEPVKDVTLSGNVFQTLADIEAIGDDFYWDESGGCGKGGQNGLPVGCGGPSLRIRDVVVGGESGE; from the coding sequence ATGACAACTAAACTTACTGATGTTCAAAATCTCCTCTCAGATTTAATTTCCCGTTATTCTTCCCGTGTGGATTATTTGATGATTCGCTTGGAAGAATCTGAGGGAACAGATATTGTATTGCGTGGTGATAAAGTGGAAACTCTCAGCGAGGGAATTTCTATTGGTGGCCATGTTCGCACTTGTTATAAAGGTGGCTGGGGATTAAGTAGTTTTAATAAACTAGCAACCATTGAAGAACGCATCGAAGAAGCCATTGCTGCTGCTAGAATAGTTGGTGATGAACAGACTATCCTCGCAGCGATTGATCCTATACAAGCTGTATGTGTATTACCTCTTTTGGGTACTGATCCTTCTCAGGTTTCGCTGAAGCAGAAAAAACAATTATGCGATCGCTATACTGACCTACTCAAAACAGTTGATCACCGGATTACTACTACGTCTGTTCATTATAGCGACAGCACCCAAAGAGTGATTATTGTCACATCTGAAGGAACTTTCATTGATCAATCTTGGGTAGATATGGAAATGCGCTTTGCTGCTACAGCCAGGAATGGGGAAACTGTCCAAACCGGCAGAGAAACCACTGGTTCTCGCAAAGCCTACGAAGATTTAACTAATTTAGACAAGCAAGTCAAAGGTGCAGCGGAAAGAGCAGTTACGTCTTTATCTTTACCATCGGTTAAAGGCAACACTTATACCGTAGTTATTGATCCCATTCTCAGCGGTTTATTCGTTCATGAAGCTTTTGGACATCTTTCCGAAGCAGATATGGCCTATGAAAACCCCGATATTCTGGAAGTGATGACCCTAGGACGGCGTTTTGGTCCTGAAGAACTGCAAATATATGATGGTGCTGCACCCCAAGGACATCGCGGTAGTTATTTTTACGACGACGAAGGGACACCTGCAACAACTACCCAATTAATTGAAGATGGTGTATTAGTTGGGAGACTCCATTCCCGTGAAACTGCGGGTAAATTAGATGAGAAACCCACTGGTAATGCTCGTTGTCTTAATTATCACTATTCCCCTATTGTGAGAATGACGAATACCTGGATTGAACGCGGTAAAACTCCAGTTGCAGATTTATTTACTGATATTAAAGAAGGTGTTTATGCTCAAAATTGGTTAGGGGGAATGACGAATGGGGAAATGTTCACTTTCAGCGCTGGGGAAGCTTGGATGATTAGAAATGGTAAAATTGCTGAACCTGTGAAGGATGTAACTCTTTCCGGTAATGTTTTCCAAACCCTCGCAGATATTGAAGCCATTGGTGATGATTTTTACTGGGATGAATCTGGGGGTTGTGGTAAAGGTGGACAAAATGG
- a CDS encoding IS1634 family transposase: MLNIKDLELKKIDHLGIVAGIVDSIGIVEIINNLLGSEPEEKVSAGQVVKAMILNGLSMMSQPLYMFPKFFELIACEHLIGAGAKPEYFNDDKLGRVLDKLFIKGLDTTFLAVSLNAVKIYQISLSSSHLDSTSFHVDGEYENSLPSVIFKNQKESGSLEKENEESQSPQAIKLTYGYSRDHRPDLKQFITQLVCSGDGDIPIYIKAVSGNEVDSKKFGEIAVEYQKRIQVDSLIVADSALYTESNIKLMSSLKWLTRVPLTIKSAKNLVMSLAESEFVKSEKVGYSYAEKKITYGDIEQRWLVVQSQDRKKSDLKKLSKKIEKALTNTQTKLKNLLQEKFACAADARKELIKISKEFKYHQVENIEVIEKSPNIKEENQSKCYQILATVAENKDAIDQEVLSAGRFIIATNVLSEKELSKEKMLSEYKAQQSCERGFSFLKNPLFLADSIFLKSPERIEALAMIMGLCLLVYTLAQREIRAALKSLNYTVKNQLGKAINNPTMRWIFQCFQSVHLVTFQQKTDFYNLTSEMKYILLFLPEACRNYYRYIS; the protein is encoded by the coding sequence ATGTTGAATATAAAAGACCTTGAATTGAAGAAGATTGACCATTTAGGAATAGTAGCAGGAATAGTAGATTCAATTGGGATAGTAGAAATAATTAATAATTTACTAGGGTCAGAACCAGAAGAAAAAGTCAGTGCGGGTCAGGTAGTAAAGGCGATGATTTTAAATGGATTAAGCATGATGTCACAGCCTTTATATATGTTCCCAAAATTCTTTGAATTAATCGCTTGTGAACACTTAATTGGTGCAGGAGCAAAACCAGAATATTTCAACGATGATAAGCTGGGAAGAGTATTAGATAAATTATTTATAAAAGGACTAGATACAACATTTTTAGCAGTCAGTTTAAATGCGGTAAAAATATATCAGATATCACTTTCATCATCACACTTGGATTCGACATCATTTCATGTAGATGGAGAATATGAAAATAGTTTACCATCAGTAATATTTAAAAATCAAAAAGAATCAGGTTCATTGGAAAAAGAAAATGAAGAGAGTCAATCACCTCAAGCGATAAAGCTGACCTATGGTTATTCAAGAGATCATCGTCCAGATTTAAAACAATTTATTACACAATTAGTATGTTCAGGAGATGGAGATATACCAATATATATAAAAGCAGTATCAGGGAATGAAGTTGATTCTAAAAAATTTGGAGAAATCGCAGTTGAATATCAGAAAAGAATACAAGTTGATAGTTTGATAGTAGCAGATAGCGCATTATATACAGAATCAAATATCAAGTTAATGTCGAGTCTCAAATGGTTAACCAGAGTACCCTTAACGATAAAATCAGCAAAAAACTTAGTGATGAGTTTAGCAGAATCGGAATTTGTTAAAAGTGAAAAAGTAGGATATTCTTATGCCGAAAAGAAAATAACTTATGGAGATATAGAACAAAGATGGTTAGTTGTGCAAAGTCAAGATAGAAAAAAATCTGACTTAAAGAAATTATCAAAGAAAATAGAAAAAGCTTTGACTAATACTCAAACTAAGTTAAAAAACCTATTGCAAGAAAAATTTGCTTGTGCTGCTGATGCTAGAAAAGAATTAATCAAAATAAGTAAAGAATTTAAATATCATCAAGTAGAAAATATCGAAGTTATCGAAAAAAGTCCTAACATCAAAGAAGAAAATCAATCAAAATGCTATCAAATCTTAGCAACAGTTGCTGAAAATAAAGATGCTATTGACCAAGAAGTATTAAGTGCAGGAAGGTTTATAATTGCCACAAATGTTTTATCAGAAAAAGAACTGAGTAAAGAGAAAATGCTGTCTGAATATAAAGCACAGCAATCCTGTGAACGAGGATTTAGTTTTCTCAAAAATCCTTTATTTTTAGCAGATAGTATTTTCCTGAAAAGCCCAGAAAGAATAGAGGCATTAGCAATGATAATGGGGTTATGTCTGCTAGTTTATACTCTAGCACAAAGAGAAATTAGGGCTGCTTTAAAATCCTTAAACTATACTGTAAAAAATCAATTGGGCAAAGCCATCAACAATCCAACAATGCGGTGGATATTTCAATGTTTTCAATCAGTTCATCTTGTTACTTTTCAACAAAAAACAGACTTTTATAACTTAACATCTGAAATGAAGTACATTCTTCTATTTCTCCCAGAAGCTTGCCGTAATTACTACAGATATATAAGTTGA